One segment of Carya illinoinensis cultivar Pawnee chromosome 13, C.illinoinensisPawnee_v1, whole genome shotgun sequence DNA contains the following:
- the LOC122292890 gene encoding serine/threonine-protein kinase UCNL-like translates to MDLPPQTSPELHLDNLKAIKVLGKGAMGTVFLVHDKTSDPSACSPFALKVVEKASLHTKLDAARRARWEIRVLSRLSESSHPFLPSLLGYLDTQDFLAWAVPYCPGGDLNVLRYRQNDRVFSQAVIRFYLAEIVCALDHLHRMGIVYRDLKPENVLIQQSGHVTLTDFDLSRSLSPRTVSVNTFISTEAAEEPPDIRRKHRRNLSRWITILPDNNGKNKKGLKKAKSARVSPVSRRKPSFSDGERSKSFVGTEEYVAPEVVRGDGHEFAVDWWALGVLTFEMLYGTTPFKGKNRKETFRNVLVKAPEFIGQGTALTDLIGRLLEKDPTRRLGYLRGASEIKGHAFFRGVRWDLLTDILRPPFIPSRDEGDLTDQITTGGLDINDYFQKLRSPPSFPPSPLSERHDTASLPEF, encoded by the coding sequence ATGGATTTACCACCGCAAACCTCACCGGAACTTCACTTAGATAACCTTAAAGCTATCAAAGTCCTCGGTAAAGGCGCCATGGGCACCGTCTTCCTCGTCCATGACAAGACGTCAGACCCTTCTGCCTGCTCTCCCTTCGCCCTCAAGGTCGTCGAGAAAGCTTCCCTCCATACCAAGCTCGACGCTGCGCGCCGCGCCCGATGGGAAATCCGGGTCCTTTCCCGCCTCTCCGAATCCTCCCATCCATTCCTACCTTCCCTTCTCGGTTACCTCGACACACAAGATTTCCTCGCCTGGGCTGTCCCTTACTGCCCCGGTGGCGACCTCAACGTTCTCCGCTACCGACAAAACGATCGCGTTTTCTCCCAAGCCGTCATTCGCTTCTACTTGGCCGAGATCGTCTGCGCTCTCGATCACCTCCATCGCATGGGCATCGTCTACCGCGACCTCAAGCCCGAGAACGTTCTCATCCAACAGTCAGGTCACGTAACCCTTACGGACTTCGACCTCTCCAGGAGCTTATCACCGAGGACGGTATCGGTCAATACCTTCATTTCCACCGAGGCCGCCGAGGAACCACCGGATATTCGCCGGAAACACCGGAGGAATCTGTCACGGTGGATAACAATATTACCCGATAATAACGGCAAGAACAAGAAGGGCCTGAAGAAGGCCAAGTCGGCACGAGTCAGCCCGGTCAGTCGACGCAAGCCAAGTTTCTCCGACGGTGAACGTTCCAAATCCTTCGTGGGAACGGAGGAGTATGTGGCGCCGGAGGTGGTACGGGGCGACGGTCACGAGTTCGCCGTCGATTGGTGGGCCCTGGGGGTACTAACCTTCGAGATGCTGTACGGTACGACGCCGTTCAAGGGGAAGAACCGGAAGGAAACGTTTCGGAACGTTTTGGTGAAAGCGCCCGAATTTATCGGCCAAGGCACGGCCTTAACGGATTTGATCGGACGGTTGTTAGAGAAGGACCCCACCAGAAGATTGGGGTACCTGAGAGGAGCGAGCGAGATCAAGGGACACGCGTTCTTTCGTGGTGTCAGGTGGGACCTATTGACGGATATCTTACGACCGCCGTTTATCCCGTCCAGAGACGAAGGGGACTTGACGGACCAGATAACGACGGGAGGGCTGGACATAAATGACTACTTCCAGAAATTGAGATCACCGCCGTCGTTTCCACCATCACCGTTATCAGAGCGTCACGATACCGCTTCGTTACCTGAGTTCTGA
- the LOC122292675 gene encoding sm-like protein LSM7, with translation MSGRKETVLDLAKFVDKGVQVKLTGGRQVTGTLKGYDQLLNLVLDEAVEFLRDPDDPLKTTDQTRRLGLIVCRGTAVMLVSPTDGTDEIANPFIQGDGV, from the exons ATG TCAGGCCGCAAAGAAACAGTTTTAGATCTTGCCAAGTTTGTTGATAAGGGTGTCCAGGTCAAGCTTACTGGTGGTAGACAAG TCACAGGAACCTTGAAAGGTTATGACCAGTTGCTGAACCTTGTCCTTGATGAAGCTGTAGAATTCTTGAGAG ATCCAGATGATCCTCTGAAGACTACCGATCAAACTAGACGCCTTGGCCTAATA GTATGTAGGGGCACTGCTGTGATGCTTGTTTCCCCAACTGATGGTACTGATGAAATTGCAAACCCCTTCATCCAAGGGGATGGGGTGTAG